In one Bradyrhizobium cosmicum genomic region, the following are encoded:
- the arr gene encoding NAD(+)--rifampin ADP-ribosyltransferase — protein sequence MSSAATMFSQSFFHGTRADLKPGDLIVVGYQSNFTDVKPLSWVYFAATLDAAIWGAELAAGTAPGRIYVVEPTGPIMDDPNVTDKKFPGNPTLSYRTRDPLRVIAEVTQWQGHAPERLQQMKDNIARLKAEGNNIID from the coding sequence ATGTCATCTGCTGCAACAATGTTCTCGCAATCCTTCTTCCACGGCACACGTGCTGATCTGAAACCCGGCGACCTGATTGTCGTCGGCTATCAATCCAACTTCACCGATGTGAAGCCGCTGTCCTGGGTTTATTTCGCGGCCACGCTGGATGCGGCGATCTGGGGCGCCGAGCTGGCCGCAGGCACCGCACCAGGACGAATCTACGTCGTGGAGCCGACCGGACCGATCATGGACGATCCGAACGTGACGGATAAGAAGTTTCCGGGCAATCCGACATTGTCATATCGCACCCGCGATCCGTTGCGCGTCATCGCCGAGGTGACGCAGTGGCAAGGCCACGCGCCCGAGCGGCTGCAACAGATGAAAGACAATATCGCCCGCCTGAAGGCGGAGGGAAACAACATCATCGACTGA
- a CDS encoding UBP-type zinc finger domain-containing protein, which yields MTSDSDGINLAAKPTGTGCVECSAAGGWWFHLRRCVECGHIGCCDTSPNQHATKHYAATGHPIITSFEPGERWFYDYRTGEAFAGPKLQGPHAHPLDQPVPGPAGAVPPDWQTLLHE from the coding sequence ATGACGTCTGACAGTGATGGCATCAACCTCGCGGCCAAGCCAACCGGAACGGGTTGCGTGGAATGCTCGGCTGCAGGCGGGTGGTGGTTTCATCTTCGCAGATGTGTCGAATGCGGTCACATCGGCTGCTGCGATACGTCACCTAATCAGCACGCAACGAAGCACTACGCGGCGACGGGTCACCCGATCATCACCAGCTTCGAGCCGGGCGAACGATGGTTCTACGACTATCGCACAGGGGAGGCTTTCGCCGGCCCGAAGCTTCAAGGCCCTCACGCGCATCCGTTGGACCAGCCGGTGCCCGGACCGGCCGGTGCGGTGCCTCCCGACTGGCAAACGCTGCTGCATGAATAG
- a CDS encoding amidohydrolase family protein translates to MRNMIMWDRTSRGHQGCLNCCGPLSSRRDFLAGVGALGLASAIPTIAVHGQTRPALIDTHLHFYPLEYQKLWLGYEDARKQPHFPGQVAWTREKLVEDMDRNGIRTGILSVASTPGVWFDLGPAEAGRLARACNEYAAEMMRDHPGRFGLFATLSMLDIDATLKEIDYAFDTLKADGIGLQSSYGDKWLGNAAYRPVFEELKGGRLRASAGRELL, encoded by the coding sequence ATGCGCAACATGATCATGTGGGATCGGACATCGCGAGGGCATCAGGGCTGCCTGAACTGTTGCGGCCCGCTGTCGTCGCGCCGCGACTTTCTCGCTGGAGTAGGCGCACTCGGATTGGCTTCGGCCATTCCGACAATTGCAGTCCACGGACAGACCAGGCCCGCGCTGATCGACACCCACCTTCATTTCTATCCGCTCGAATATCAAAAGCTTTGGCTTGGCTACGAAGACGCACGCAAGCAGCCGCACTTTCCCGGTCAGGTGGCCTGGACCCGCGAAAAGCTCGTCGAGGACATGGACCGCAATGGCATACGCACCGGCATTCTGTCGGTCGCCTCCACGCCGGGCGTATGGTTCGACCTCGGACCGGCGGAAGCCGGCCGGCTGGCGCGCGCCTGCAACGAATACGCGGCGGAGATGATGCGCGACCATCCGGGTCGCTTCGGCCTGTTCGCGACCCTGTCGATGCTGGACATCGATGCCACGCTGAAGGAGATCGACTATGCATTCGACACACTCAAGGCGGACGGGATCGGCCTGCAAAGCAGCTACGGCGACAAATGGCTTGGCAATGCCGCGTACAGGCCGGTGTTCGAAGAGCTGAAGGGCGGTCGTTTACGTGCATCCGCTGGTCGCGAGCTGCTGTAG
- a CDS encoding amidohydrolase family protein — protein MHPLVASCCSALSVGTFPAVIEVPHDTTRTVTSLLLSGTFARYRDIKWLFSHAGGTIPMMAGRINSFYGARPDLKEFAPEGIEGELARLHYDTANATFAPSMAALLKLVPASQITYGSDYPYFGLGQLAQLQKLGLPAGDLDAIGHENAIRLVPRLKA, from the coding sequence GTGCATCCGCTGGTCGCGAGCTGCTGTAGTGCGCTCAGCGTCGGCACGTTTCCGGCGGTGATCGAAGTCCCGCACGACACCACACGGACCGTGACGAGCCTCCTGCTCAGCGGCACATTTGCCCGCTACCGCGACATCAAATGGTTGTTCTCGCACGCCGGCGGCACGATCCCGATGATGGCGGGGCGGATCAATTCGTTCTATGGGGCGCGGCCCGATCTGAAGGAGTTTGCGCCGGAGGGGATCGAAGGCGAACTGGCCCGGCTCCACTACGACACCGCGAATGCGACGTTCGCACCGTCCATGGCCGCGCTGCTCAAGCTCGTGCCGGCCTCCCAGATCACCTACGGCAGCGACTATCCGTATTTCGGCCTTGGCCAGTTGGCGCAGTTGCAGAAGCTCGGACTCCCGGCAGGGGATCTCGATGCGATCGGCCATGAGAACGCGATACGCCTCGTTCCCCGGCTGAAGGCTTAG
- a CDS encoding isocitrate/isopropylmalate dehydrogenase family protein: MQLVVLPGDGIGPEITTATSGVLRAASERFQLNLRLEEHAVGHASLKQFGTTVRPELLDIVRAADGLILGPTATFDFKDEAHGEINPSRHFRKGLDLYANVRPARTYAGRPGRLGEFDLVVVRENTEGFYADRNMEQGNGELLVTPDVVISLRRITRLCCERIAHAACRLAMKRRKHLTVVHKANVLKIGDGMFLDICREAAKAYPGLEVDDILVDAMMAHVVRNPDRFDVIVATNMFGDILSDLTAELSGSLGLGGSLNVGDRHAMAQAAHGSAPDIAGQDVANPVSLILSTALLLAWHGEKTGAVRYEEAARAIEAAVAKALRAGRATRDVGGKLGTVAAGAAIAEFLQAE, from the coding sequence ATGCAACTCGTCGTTCTGCCCGGTGACGGCATCGGACCGGAGATCACGACCGCGACATCGGGCGTGCTGCGCGCGGCCTCCGAGCGCTTCCAGCTCAATCTGCGGCTGGAGGAGCATGCGGTCGGGCATGCGAGCCTCAAACAGTTCGGCACCACGGTGCGTCCCGAGCTGCTCGACATCGTCCGCGCCGCCGACGGCCTGATCCTGGGCCCGACCGCGACCTTCGACTTCAAGGACGAGGCGCATGGCGAGATCAATCCGTCCAGGCACTTTCGCAAGGGCCTCGACCTCTACGCCAATGTCAGGCCGGCGCGCACCTATGCGGGGCGGCCCGGCCGGCTCGGCGAATTCGATCTCGTGGTGGTGCGCGAGAACACGGAAGGGTTTTATGCCGACCGCAACATGGAGCAGGGCAATGGCGAGCTGCTGGTCACGCCTGATGTCGTGATCTCGCTGCGCCGGATCACGCGTCTGTGCTGCGAGCGCATCGCGCACGCCGCCTGCCGGCTGGCGATGAAGCGGCGCAAGCATCTCACCGTTGTGCATAAGGCCAATGTGCTCAAGATCGGCGACGGGATGTTCCTCGACATCTGCCGCGAGGCGGCGAAGGCCTATCCCGGCCTCGAAGTCGACGACATCCTGGTCGATGCCATGATGGCGCATGTGGTGCGCAACCCCGATCGCTTCGATGTCATCGTCGCCACCAACATGTTCGGCGACATCCTGTCCGATCTCACCGCGGAGCTGTCAGGCAGCCTCGGCCTCGGCGGCTCGCTCAATGTCGGTGACCGCCACGCCATGGCGCAGGCGGCGCACGGCTCGGCGCCCGACATCGCAGGGCAGGACGTCGCCAATCCGGTGTCGCTGATCCTGTCGACGGCGCTGCTGCTGGCCTGGCACGGCGAGAAGACCGGCGCGGTGCGCTATGAGGAAGCCGCGCGCGCGATCGAGGCGGCGGTGGCGAAGGCGCTTCGCGCGGGCAGGGCGACGCGCGACGTCGGAGGCAAGCTCGGCACCGTCGCGGCGGGGGCGGCGATCGCGGAGTTCTTGCAGGCGGAGTGA
- a CDS encoding MFS transporter, with the protein MTITLPAAAREPDHTVADGLPPAQRRWAIAAIFTALAMASLDTAIANIALPAIAADLHVSPEQSVWVVNVYQIALVATLLPLGALGEIVGHQRIYLGGLILFTIASLFCAVAWSLDSLLVARTLQGLGASGIMSVNTALVRFVYPGRMLGRGFGHNALVVATAFTFGPSVASAILALGPWPWLFAVNIPFGLVATGIGFAMLPKTPRADHGFDFLGALLASACLGLFITGIGSAAHNLSPVIVGIELVAALALGFVLTRRHADHPAPMLPIDLFSRPMFALSAATAVCSFAVQGLAFVSLPFYFEDVLGRSQVETGFFMTPWPLVVGIMAPIAGRLSDRYAVGLLGGIGLVLLGLGMALLAMLPANPAIPDIIWRMVICGMGFGFFQAPNMKAVMSSAPPHRSGSASGIVATARLTGQTTGAALAAACFGLAGHEGATVALALGAGFAALGSVMSFLRLAVK; encoded by the coding sequence ATGACAATCACGTTACCTGCCGCCGCGCGCGAGCCCGACCACACCGTCGCCGACGGTCTGCCGCCTGCGCAGCGGCGCTGGGCGATCGCCGCCATCTTCACCGCGCTGGCGATGGCCTCGCTCGACACCGCGATCGCCAACATCGCCCTGCCCGCCATTGCCGCCGACCTGCATGTCAGCCCGGAGCAGTCGGTCTGGGTCGTCAACGTCTACCAGATCGCACTGGTGGCGACGCTGCTGCCGCTCGGCGCGCTCGGCGAGATCGTCGGGCACCAGCGCATCTATCTCGGCGGCCTGATCCTGTTCACCATCGCCTCGCTGTTCTGCGCGGTGGCATGGTCGCTCGACAGCCTGCTGGTCGCACGCACGCTGCAGGGCCTCGGGGCCAGCGGCATCATGAGCGTCAACACCGCGCTGGTGCGCTTCGTCTATCCCGGACGCATGCTCGGCCGCGGCTTCGGCCACAACGCGCTGGTGGTCGCGACGGCGTTCACGTTCGGGCCTTCGGTCGCCTCGGCCATTCTCGCGCTCGGCCCGTGGCCGTGGCTGTTCGCCGTCAACATCCCGTTCGGCCTCGTCGCCACCGGCATTGGCTTTGCGATGCTGCCGAAGACGCCGCGCGCCGATCACGGCTTCGATTTTCTCGGCGCGCTGCTGGCGTCGGCCTGCCTCGGCCTGTTCATCACCGGCATCGGCAGCGCCGCTCACAATCTGTCGCCTGTTATCGTGGGAATCGAGCTGGTCGCGGCTCTCGCGCTCGGCTTCGTTCTGACTCGCCGCCATGCGGACCATCCTGCGCCGATGCTTCCGATCGATTTGTTCAGCCGACCGATGTTCGCCCTGTCGGCGGCGACCGCTGTGTGCTCCTTCGCGGTTCAAGGCCTCGCCTTCGTCTCGCTGCCGTTCTACTTCGAGGACGTGCTGGGCCGCTCGCAGGTCGAGACCGGATTCTTCATGACGCCGTGGCCACTGGTGGTCGGCATCATGGCGCCGATCGCCGGGCGCCTCTCGGACCGCTATGCCGTCGGCCTGCTCGGCGGCATCGGCCTCGTGCTGCTCGGCCTCGGCATGGCGCTGCTTGCGATGCTTCCGGCCAATCCCGCCATCCCCGACATCATCTGGCGGATGGTGATCTGCGGCATGGGGTTCGGCTTCTTCCAGGCGCCGAACATGAAGGCGGTGATGTCGAGCGCACCGCCCCATCGCAGCGGCAGCGCCTCCGGCATCGTCGCCACCGCGCGCCTGACGGGACAGACGACCGGCGCGGCACTCGCCGCGGCCTGCTTCGGGCTCGCCGGCCACGAGGGTGCAACGGTGGCGCTCGCGCTCGGCGCCGGCTTTGCCGCACTCGGCAGCGTCATGAGCTTCCTGCGGCTCGCCGTGAAGTAG
- a CDS encoding B12-binding domain-containing radical SAM protein gives MNLASPCNVLMLYPLFTAESFWSFGESCKLMGVKRPAAPLGLITVAAMLPEDWTVRLIDCNTASFGEDDLAWADVVFTGGMMPQQADTLRLIDVCRAAGKPVVVGGPDPTSSPHVYEKADFRVLGEAESVIDEFIAAWEGGARAGLFIAPKFQADVTTTPVPRFDLLKFEDYLYLGVQYSRGCPFTCEFCDIIELYGRVPRTKTNEQMLAELERLYQMGYRGHLDFVDDNFIGNKKSLRLFLPQLAEWQRAHGYPFELSTEASVNLADDPELLDLMGAANFFAVFVGIESPDPATLVSMRKKQNTRRNIAESIHKIYAAGMLVTAGFIVGFDNEKLSMADAMVDFIEEAAIPVAMVGLLYALPNTQLTRRLAKEGRLHAGHDIAPVTGGDQCTGGINFDPVRPLRDILTDYKTVLERIYSPAAYAGRVDKLMTLLDRSRQRDDLVEGDIRSKIGAMETVHRVVTALPEARGPLWQTFMNCAKRDTSSARIAVQMIAAYAHLGPFSRKVIEAIDVRLAELDDQTVIPAATIDVAAARHLA, from the coding sequence ATGAACTTGGCAAGCCCTTGCAACGTGCTGATGCTCTATCCGCTGTTTACGGCGGAGTCTTTCTGGAGCTTTGGCGAGTCCTGCAAATTGATGGGCGTGAAGCGCCCCGCCGCGCCCCTCGGCCTGATCACGGTCGCCGCGATGTTGCCCGAGGACTGGACTGTCCGGCTGATCGATTGCAACACGGCGTCCTTCGGTGAGGACGATCTCGCCTGGGCTGACGTCGTCTTCACCGGCGGAATGATGCCGCAGCAAGCCGACACGCTGCGCCTGATCGACGTGTGCCGCGCAGCAGGCAAGCCGGTGGTGGTCGGCGGTCCCGACCCCACCTCCAGCCCGCACGTCTACGAGAAGGCCGACTTCCGGGTGCTCGGCGAGGCCGAAAGCGTCATCGACGAATTCATCGCGGCCTGGGAGGGCGGTGCGCGCGCCGGCCTTTTCATCGCGCCGAAGTTCCAGGCCGACGTCACCACGACGCCGGTGCCGCGGTTCGATCTGCTCAAGTTCGAGGACTATCTCTATCTCGGTGTGCAGTATTCGCGCGGCTGCCCGTTCACCTGCGAGTTCTGCGATATCATCGAGCTTTACGGACGCGTGCCGCGCACCAAGACCAACGAGCAGATGCTGGCCGAGCTCGAGAGACTCTACCAGATGGGCTATCGCGGCCATCTCGACTTCGTCGACGACAATTTCATCGGCAACAAGAAGTCGCTCCGCCTGTTCCTGCCGCAACTGGCCGAATGGCAGCGCGCGCACGGCTATCCGTTCGAATTGTCGACCGAGGCCTCGGTCAATCTCGCCGACGATCCTGAATTGCTCGACCTGATGGGGGCCGCCAATTTCTTCGCTGTCTTCGTCGGCATCGAAAGTCCGGATCCCGCAACCCTGGTCTCGATGCGGAAGAAGCAGAACACACGGCGCAACATCGCCGAGAGCATCCACAAGATCTACGCCGCCGGAATGCTGGTCACCGCGGGGTTCATCGTCGGCTTCGACAACGAGAAGCTCTCGATGGCCGATGCCATGGTCGACTTCATCGAGGAGGCCGCGATCCCGGTCGCGATGGTCGGCCTGCTCTATGCGTTGCCGAACACGCAGCTCACGCGGCGTCTCGCCAAGGAAGGCCGGCTGCACGCGGGTCACGATATTGCCCCGGTCACGGGCGGCGATCAGTGCACCGGCGGTATCAATTTCGATCCGGTCCGGCCGTTGCGCGATATCCTGACCGACTACAAGACGGTGCTGGAGCGTATCTACAGCCCCGCGGCCTATGCCGGCCGTGTCGATAAGTTGATGACCCTGCTCGATCGCTCCAGGCAGCGCGACGACCTCGTCGAGGGTGATATTCGCTCCAAGATCGGCGCGATGGAGACCGTGCACCGCGTGGTCACCGCGCTTCCCGAGGCGCGCGGGCCGCTGTGGCAAACCTTCATGAACTGCGCCAAGCGCGACACGTCATCGGCGCGCATCGCGGTGCAGATGATCGCGGCCTATGCGCATCTCGGGCCGTTCTCGCGCAAGGTCATCGAAGCCATCGACGTGCGGCTGGCCGAGTTGGACGATCAGACCGTGATCCCGGCGGCGACGATCGACGTGGCGGCGGCCCGGCATCTGGCCTGA
- a CDS encoding (2Fe-2S)-binding protein, translating to MANLTINGKTFTLDVEPDTPLLWAIRENAGLTGTKYGCGIAQCGACTVHMDGVATRSCGISVSEAEGKKITTIEGLASGDTLHKVQAAWIAKDVPQCGYCQSGMIMAVAALLNEKPKPTDADIDEAITNICRCGTFQQVREAIHTIASA from the coding sequence ATGGCAAACCTAACAATCAACGGAAAAACCTTCACGCTCGACGTCGAGCCGGATACGCCCCTGCTCTGGGCGATCCGCGAGAATGCCGGTCTGACCGGAACCAAATATGGCTGCGGCATTGCACAATGCGGCGCCTGCACCGTTCACATGGACGGCGTCGCCACCCGCTCCTGCGGCATTTCGGTCAGCGAGGCCGAGGGCAAGAAGATCACCACGATCGAGGGGCTCGCGTCCGGCGACACGCTGCACAAGGTACAGGCAGCCTGGATTGCCAAGGACGTTCCGCAATGCGGCTATTGCCAGAGCGGCATGATCATGGCCGTGGCGGCGCTCCTCAATGAGAAGCCGAAGCCGACCGACGCCGACATCGACGAGGCCATCACCAATATCTGCCGCTGCGGCACCTTCCAGCAGGTGCGCGAAGCGATCCACACGATCGCCAGCGCATAA
- a CDS encoding xanthine dehydrogenase family protein molybdopterin-binding subunit → MNKHISPRMNRRAFVVGTAAVGAGLAIGLDLPFGGPAVVRAADGSPEVNAWVVVRPDDTVVIRIARSEMGQGSLTGLAQLVAEELECDWSKVTTEYPTPGQSVARKRVWGDFSTGGSRGIRSSQDYVRKGGATARVMLIEAAANEWKVPASECTVARGVITHKASGKTTTYGKVAEAAAKMTPPAEVKLKDPKDWTIIGKGLLRLDTADKTTGTMVYGIDVKLPGMLNAAIKDCPVFGGKLKSYDEAKIAGMKGVKKVVKVGDTAVAVVADTWWHAKTALDALPIVWDEGDNAKVSSESIAKWLAEGLDNDQPAYVGNKNGDAKAAIAGAAKKIEAVYSYPYQNHATMEPMNATAIYTADKCEVWCGTQNGEAAFAATLEASGLPAEKCDVHKVMPGGGFGRRGQTDYVRQAVMIAKQMPGTPIKLVWSREEDMAHGRYHPITQCKMTGAFDANNNLVALHYRLSGQSILFSLRPEALQNGMDPAAFQGVAQSGEAAFGYSVPNLLVEHAMRNPHVPPGFWRGVNVNHNAIYTECFMDELAQAAGQDPLEFRRKLMGNHPKHLAVLNAVAEKIGWTTPAPKGVYRGIAQVMGYGSYVAGAAEISVTDGNKIKVHRIVASTDPGYVVNPAQVERQIAGSFVYGLSALFYGGCTVKDGKIEQTNFDTYNSMRINEMPKVESVMVPSGGFWGGVGEPTIGVAAPAVLNAYFAATGKRIRSVPLRDQNITFA, encoded by the coding sequence ATGAACAAGCACATCTCTCCCAGGATGAACCGCCGCGCCTTCGTCGTCGGCACCGCCGCTGTTGGCGCCGGCCTCGCAATCGGCCTTGACCTGCCCTTCGGCGGACCCGCCGTGGTCCGCGCGGCCGACGGCTCGCCCGAGGTCAACGCCTGGGTCGTGGTCCGGCCCGACGACACCGTGGTGATCCGCATTGCCCGCTCCGAGATGGGCCAGGGCTCGCTCACCGGCCTCGCCCAGCTCGTCGCCGAAGAGCTCGAATGCGACTGGTCGAAGGTGACGACTGAATATCCGACACCCGGCCAGAGCGTCGCCCGCAAGCGGGTCTGGGGCGATTTCTCGACCGGCGGCAGCCGCGGCATCCGCTCTTCGCAAGATTATGTCCGCAAAGGCGGCGCCACCGCGCGCGTGATGTTGATCGAGGCTGCCGCGAACGAGTGGAAGGTGCCGGCCTCCGAATGCACCGTCGCCAGGGGCGTCATCACGCACAAGGCATCGGGCAAGACGACGACCTACGGCAAGGTCGCCGAAGCCGCCGCCAAGATGACGCCGCCGGCCGAGGTCAAGCTCAAGGATCCCAAGGACTGGACAATCATCGGCAAGGGCTTGCTGCGGCTCGACACCGCCGACAAGACCACCGGCACGATGGTCTACGGCATCGACGTCAAGCTGCCGGGCATGCTGAACGCCGCGATCAAGGACTGCCCGGTGTTCGGCGGCAAGCTGAAGAGCTATGACGAAGCCAAGATCGCCGGCATGAAGGGCGTCAAGAAGGTCGTCAAGGTCGGCGATACCGCGGTCGCGGTCGTTGCCGACACCTGGTGGCACGCCAAGACCGCGCTCGACGCGCTGCCGATCGTCTGGGACGAGGGCGACAACGCCAAGGTCTCCAGCGAGTCGATCGCGAAGTGGCTGGCAGAGGGTCTCGACAACGACCAGCCCGCCTATGTCGGCAACAAGAACGGTGACGCGAAGGCGGCGATCGCTGGCGCCGCCAAGAAGATCGAGGCCGTCTACAGCTATCCCTACCAGAACCACGCCACCATGGAGCCGATGAACGCCACCGCGATCTACACTGCGGACAAATGCGAGGTCTGGTGCGGCACGCAGAATGGCGAGGCGGCCTTCGCGGCCACGCTCGAAGCCTCGGGCCTGCCGGCGGAGAAGTGCGACGTGCACAAGGTGATGCCCGGCGGCGGCTTCGGCCGGCGCGGCCAGACCGACTATGTCCGCCAGGCGGTCATGATCGCCAAGCAGATGCCGGGCACGCCGATCAAGCTGGTGTGGTCGCGCGAGGAGGACATGGCGCACGGTCGGTATCACCCGATCACCCAGTGCAAGATGACCGGCGCGTTCGACGCCAACAACAATCTGGTCGCGTTGCACTACCGCCTGTCCGGACAGTCGATCCTGTTCTCGCTGCGTCCCGAAGCGCTGCAGAACGGCATGGATCCGGCCGCATTCCAGGGCGTCGCCCAGTCCGGCGAGGCCGCGTTCGGCTACTCGGTGCCCAATCTCCTGGTCGAGCATGCGATGCGCAACCCGCACGTTCCGCCCGGCTTCTGGCGAGGCGTGAACGTCAACCACAACGCGATCTACACGGAATGCTTCATGGACGAGCTGGCCCAGGCCGCAGGTCAGGACCCGCTCGAATTCCGCCGCAAGCTGATGGGCAACCATCCCAAGCATCTGGCGGTGCTCAATGCCGTGGCCGAGAAGATCGGCTGGACCACGCCGGCGCCGAAAGGCGTCTATCGCGGCATTGCGCAGGTCATGGGCTATGGCAGCTATGTGGCAGGCGCCGCCGAAATCTCGGTGACCGACGGCAACAAGATCAAGGTGCATCGTATCGTCGCCTCCACCGATCCGGGCTACGTCGTCAACCCGGCGCAGGTGGAGCGGCAGATCGCCGGCTCCTTCGTCTACGGCCTATCCGCGCTGTTCTACGGCGGCTGCACCGTCAAGGACGGCAAGATCGAGCAAACCAACTTCGACACCTACAACTCGATGCGCATCAACGAGATGCCGAAGGTGGAATCGGTGATGGTGCCGAGCGGCGGATTCTGGGGCGGCGTCGGCGAACCGACCATCGGCGTCGCGGCGCCGGCGGTGCTCAACGCCTATTTCGCGGCGACGGGCAAGCGCATCCGCTCGGTGCCGCTGCGCGACCAGAACATCACCTTCGCGTGA
- a CDS encoding NAD(P)/FAD-dependent oxidoreductase: protein MNVPVTRRDALLGITAVATSLATPSILRAQSAGRIVVVGGGFGGAACARALKRAQANLQVILIEPNAVFTSCPFSNQVVAGLRDIHAQQFDYDRLAAEGIIVIGEAVTTIEPQQRSVMTADGVALPYDRLVLSPGIDFNFEALPGYDATTSEKMPHAWKAGPQTLLLRRQLEAMDDGGTVAIAIPANPSRCPPAPYERASLIAHYLKTKKPRSKVLILDAKDNFSQQRLFEQAWKELYGDMIERVGLSQGGRVTSVDPSTRTIVTEFGNYTPDVANVIPPQRAGHIAEVAGAANATGWCPIDPVTFESKLVPNIHVIGDACLGGGIPKSASAASAQGKACAATIVNLLAGRAPETPRLNGVCYNTVAPGYGFSLAGNYQPKGDIFAEVEGGATSPVDAPRETRAREAAEAERWFRTITADTFG from the coding sequence ATGAATGTGCCGGTGACACGGCGGGATGCCCTCCTCGGCATCACCGCTGTAGCCACATCGCTCGCCACACCTTCGATCCTGCGCGCACAATCGGCGGGCCGCATCGTCGTGGTCGGCGGCGGCTTTGGCGGAGCAGCCTGTGCTCGTGCGCTCAAGCGTGCGCAGGCCAACTTGCAGGTCATCCTGATCGAACCCAACGCGGTCTTCACCTCCTGCCCTTTCAGCAACCAGGTGGTCGCTGGCTTGCGCGATATTCACGCCCAACAGTTTGACTATGACAGGCTCGCCGCGGAGGGCATCATCGTGATCGGCGAGGCCGTGACCACGATCGAACCGCAGCAACGCAGCGTCATGACGGCTGATGGCGTTGCTCTGCCCTACGACCGTCTCGTGCTCTCTCCCGGCATCGACTTCAACTTCGAAGCCCTGCCCGGCTACGACGCGACCACCTCGGAGAAAATGCCGCACGCCTGGAAGGCCGGCCCGCAGACACTGCTGCTGCGCCGGCAACTGGAGGCGATGGATGATGGCGGCACGGTCGCCATCGCGATCCCCGCCAATCCGTCACGCTGTCCGCCGGCACCTTACGAGCGCGCCAGCCTGATCGCCCACTACCTGAAGACGAAGAAGCCGCGCTCGAAGGTGCTGATCCTCGATGCCAAGGACAATTTTTCGCAGCAGCGGCTGTTCGAGCAGGCCTGGAAAGAGCTCTACGGCGACATGATCGAGCGCGTGGGACTGTCGCAGGGCGGTCGCGTCACTTCGGTCGATCCTTCGACCCGGACCATCGTCACGGAGTTCGGCAACTACACGCCCGACGTCGCCAATGTCATCCCGCCGCAGCGCGCCGGGCACATCGCCGAGGTCGCGGGCGCTGCGAATGCGACCGGCTGGTGCCCGATTGATCCTGTGACCTTCGAGTCAAAACTCGTCCCAAACATCCACGTCATCGGCGACGCCTGTCTCGGCGGCGGTATCCCCAAATCGGCCTCCGCCGCGAGCGCGCAAGGCAAGGCCTGCGCGGCCACCATCGTCAACCTGCTCGCGGGCCGTGCGCCGGAAACGCCACGCCTGAACGGCGTCTGCTACAACACCGTCGCACCCGGTTACGGCTTCTCCCTTGCCGGCAACTACCAGCCCAAGGGCGATATCTTTGCCGAGGTCGAGGGCGGCGCGACCAGCCCGGTCGATGCGCCGCGCGAGACGCGCGCCCGTGAGGCGGCGGAGGCCGAGCGCTGGTTTCGCACCATCACGGCGGACACCTTTGGCTAA
- the soxX gene encoding sulfur oxidation c-type cytochrome SoxX: protein MAKASVHIAALIAASIACAANADELVPYKIAGDGIADSLTGSPGDAIRGRALVLARTTTCILCHSGPFPEARFQGDLAPDLAGTGNRWTASQLRLRLVDASRFNAETIMPSYYRYAGLLRVGRNFDGKPILSAAEIEDIVAFLATLRD from the coding sequence TTGGCTAAAGCATCCGTCCATATCGCAGCGCTGATCGCTGCCAGCATTGCCTGCGCTGCGAACGCGGACGAGCTTGTGCCTTACAAGATCGCCGGCGACGGCATCGCAGACTCGCTCACCGGCTCACCCGGTGACGCCATACGCGGCCGCGCATTGGTGCTGGCCCGCACGACGACCTGCATCCTTTGCCATTCCGGTCCGTTTCCGGAAGCGCGGTTCCAGGGCGACCTCGCGCCCGATCTTGCCGGTACCGGGAACCGCTGGACGGCGAGCCAGTTGCGGCTTCGGCTGGTTGACGCCTCGCGCTTCAACGCGGAGACCATCATGCCGTCCTATTATCGCTACGCGGGCCTCCTCCGCGTCGGGCGCAATTTCGATGGCAAGCCGATATTGTCGGCTGCGGAAATCGAGGACATCGTGGCCTTTCTTGCAACGCTTCGGGACTAG